The Drosophila gunungcola strain Sukarami chromosome 3L unlocalized genomic scaffold, Dgunungcola_SK_2 000003F, whole genome shotgun sequence region gtaTGTCAATCTAATAAACGATTCTGCCTGATTATAGTGTTTGACTTGTAAAATCGTTTAGTTTTtagattaaaaacaataaaaacttataattattatgAATGTAATAAGACTATTAAAAGTATGTATTGAtaagattaaaatattaattcgTAATTACTTGTAGCCtctatttttcttttcctgtgTACTCACATTGCTGACGTAATAGTTCTCGCACATATCCTGCTCCACATCGTCCTCGTACTGGTCATCCTGTTcatcgtcctcctcctccagatGTTCGTCATTCTCCTGCTGCTCGGAATGTcccaaattattttcataaatttgccGGTAAAGGGATTCATTTGCTCCCACTCCGCCGGGACCTGTGCCCATGCACCAGGTGCGTCGGTTGGCAAATTTAGTTCGTGCCTTCGCATTGGCAGCATTGCTATTGTGCCGCCTGACAACGTCCTGAACATGGACATCCTTGCAGGCCATTACTGGCGATTCCTGGTGATGATATTCCCCGCAGGGAGAACTTAAATCACCGCTGGAAATGCCACTCGATAGACTGGCATTGTCCCAGTGCTTGGCCTTGTGCTCCTCCAGCAGCTCCATTCCCTTGGGCTGCTCCTCGCCGGCTCCTCCGTAACTGGTATCGATGGTCAGGTATCGGTAGCCTCGTGCTCTTCTCGATTTGGGACTCAGTTGACAGGCGGAACCACCAAACTTTTGCTGGGACTGCACTAGTAGTCCCTGGCCAGGAGTAGGCAGGACATTCTGCTCGAAGAAGCGACGAACATTGCGTACTGTGTCAGGATCTGGTAGCTCATCCTCGTAGAGTTCTCGGTTTACCCTTACAGGTTGGTAGAAGAAATGTCTTTTGGCAGCGGCGCCGCCAGTTTGTCTCTGCCGAGTTTTCCGTGGCTGAGAGCCCGAGGCATTTACTACCCTAGGAGGTTTTGGCGGTGGAACAGTTGTAGTCGTGTTGCCCCTATTAATGCCCACCTGCAAGGGTCGTTCAATCTTAGTCCTCACAGGCTCCACTATAACCACATTGTTGTTGCTCAGCAGCTCCTGGAAACTGTACTCCTGCAGGTACTGTATCAAACCGTCGAACTGGGCCTCCTTTTTGTTTCTTGTCGAGAGGAAATTGTTGCGTATCAGCTGCTGAGACTTCAGAACTTTGTACCTTATGTGATCGAACTGGTCTTGATCCTCATCCTGGTCCTCATCCTGTTCCGCAGCAGCCTTCACAATGGTGGCCTTTTGAGCCCCCTCACCCAGTTCCACAATTTCTATGGAGGGATGCGGCATCATGCTGCAGAAATCATTGCCAACTGGTGGGGACTTATCCGAAGATTGTGTTGTGGTTTCTCCACCCAACTGGAAGTGAATGCCTGGCTGGGTTTCGTTTGTCGACTTCGTCTGCTCTGTTTTCAGTGCTTCTGGTTCATTTCCTGCCAACTTGTTCCAGTAGCATCTGACTGCATCCACTTTTTGCAGATATTCATTTGTGGCCTCACCTCCTGCTGTCGAGCTAATTGTGCTGGCAATGCTCCTGGCACTGCTCCTCCTTCGCAGCGTGCCGCCAGCTCCTCCGGCCGCCACTCCTCCACGACCATCCACGACATGCAGAATTTGGGGTCGCGACATTTTACCACGGCAAAAGCTCGAATCGCTGCTGGAGGAGGGCAAAACCTTGACAGGTCGGGCCTTGTAAATTGGAGCACCAGTGCTGAGAATGCGATGTTCCAGCGGTTTGCCACTCGAAGAACTCACAGAGCGACGGAGGTGGGGACGCTGAATGGGATTACAAGTTGAGTTTGAATTCGGGTATGTTTTCGTGTTGGAATTGGGGCTAATCCTCTGTTGTCTGGGTTCCTTGTTCTCCTCAATGGCCTCCTTTTGGATGATATTGTTCTGGGCGTCGGTGACAATGATGTGAAAGGATGGTTTAATTTGCTCCTGTCGTTCACGGATTTCCTGGGCCCTTCGCTCGATTAGCCTGCTGAAATTGGCCACCTCAATGACGGGCGCCTCCTTGGGTTGTTCCGGTTGTGAAATGGATACAGATAGATAGATGTCCTCCTCCCGCTCTACTTCCGCCGGAGAGTCCTCTGGCTGGGAATCCTCCGAGAAAGggggcggcggtggtggcagTAGTTCCTCCTCTTCCTCTGCTACTTCCTCCTGCTTCTCCCCGATTAAATCTTGAGTCTTTGACGTTTCTTTCACTTCAATTTTCCGCTCCTGTGCTAAAACTTCCTTGTTTATCTTtggcttttccttttccctttccctttcctTCCTTTTCCTGTAGAGCGGCCGATGCTTCCCTTTCACGTTCCCGTTCCAGTTCCCTTTCCTGGTGCTCCCTTTGCCGGGCCTTTTGATGGGCACGCCCAAAACGTCTAATGGAATCGTAGGTCTCCGCCCGGGTCACCTGCTGCTCCCTTTTGGTATCTTTGCGTTGCTGCTGCCTTTGTTGGTTGTAGGATGATCTGAGCTCCTTGTCTATGTTCTCGCAAGCCTTGAGACTCACTCCTATATTAACATCCGGCAGGCTATGGTATTGATTCTCTGTGAGATTGGATTTGCTGGCAGTGATTATGAAGGAGTCGGTGGCCTGACGCTTTAGTTCCGGCACTTGCTGCTTGACTTCCTCCTGTTTGAGCTTACGTTTTTCCACCACTGCAAGGATTTTGGGCTTGGGTGTGTGTTCCACTTTCAAAACCTGTGTGAATATCTGCGCCTCAACCTTGGCGGTTGTTGCTAAGAGTGGTGTGGCTTGATCCTCTTGATTAACGCCCTTTTTGTGTTGCTTAGCCTGCGGTTCATAAACCGTATCCTCTATGGAAATATGCAGCAAGCTGCGGGTTTCCAACTCTCCACTTTCCCCACAACTGGTGAAAGTTCTCTGCTCAAAGGACTCGCAGCTTTCACCAATTAAAGTGCAATCTGAGCTGTCTTCCGACGAGAGATACACCGAATCGTAGGCTATTAGTTTGTCCAACGGATCGTTGTGATTTGGCCTTAAAGTGCTATCACTATCGCTGGTTTGTGGTTCTGTGGGCGTGCTCGGATCTTCCACAACCTCTTCTCCGCCCTCCTCCTCTTCTCCACCCTCCTCGCTACTCTCGAAACGTGTCCTTGTGGTGGTCGTAAGACTAATTAACTCGTAACTCTCCTCCACGTGATTGCCGCCCTGTTGGTAAATCTCCTCGATGTGTGTTAAATCGTATTCCTGTTCCGAAAGCGAAGGACTATCCGTTTGATCGTCCGAATTGCTGGTGGTGGTCTCTGGGAAAACACTGCTTTGACTGTGCTCCGGACAGGATTCGCCTCCTGTGTCCAGATGACGTTGTAGGCAGTTGGAGTGGTGAAGACTTCTGTGCTGTTGCTGCCTCCTAGACTGATAAATCCTGGGTCTTTCTTTAAGTAAATTAACCGCCACTTGTTCGATGGCGTCAAATTCCAGGGAAGATGGTTGCTGTTGATCCAGATGATTTTGGTGCAGGGAGTTCTTGAAATAGTCCGAGTTCAAGCTCTCCAA contains the following coding sequences:
- the LOC128258780 gene encoding LOW QUALITY PROTEIN: protein javelin (The sequence of the model RefSeq protein was modified relative to this genomic sequence to represent the inferred CDS: deleted 4 bases in 3 codons), yielding MGNGYFRTSQTSSSSRQREKRGKDSYSYQHNYVDRVRLEDTTGGHHHNSHQQATHDPRCPQLRAAGWRHTHKSVSHLDLATSCHDAAGTGLGRHSQQQLLHHNRSQANHHQQQQQQDHHLLHPPPHSHSHHPHAQPHWTQCRVGGAGSGNGQLRNARSLDYTQLERDENALDIAEFYWRFDAEAPLDQVDSYAVLPITDSFEPSAAALKVVGSGEATTASTTTISGKANGGAKTTVTTAAANALLDILGSESCSLRRSRSLAVIREETFSDLQIGSANSSRRRSQLIPRARLVNRGFFRESPRLNGKPNQATLVGEQPADQSADDAQSQRSNSGTCDSHQQQQLQQQQQHQQQQQQHQRHSRESRDFDVYYDNLKRLDALALNLSEQLHPWHNDKSDLESLNSDYFKNSLHQNHLDQQQPSSLEFDAIEQVAVNLLKERPRIYQSRRQQQHRSLHHSNCLQRHLDTGGESCPEHSQSSVFPETTTSNSDDQTDSPSLSEQEYDLTHIEEIYQQGGNHVEESYELISLTTTTRTRFESSEEGGEEEEGGEEVVEDPSTPTEPQTSDSDSTLRPNHNDPLDKLIAYDSVYLSSEDSSDCTLIGESCESFEQRTFTSCGESGELETRSLLHISIEDTVYEPQAKQHKKGVNQEDQATPLLATTAKVEAQIFTQVLKVEHTPKPKILAVVEKRKLKQEEVKQQVPELKRQATDSFIITASKSNLTENQYHSLPDVNIGVSLKACENIDKELRSSYNQQRQQQRKDTKREQQVTRAETYDSIRRFGRAHQKARQREHQERELEREREREASAALQEKKEREREKEKPKINKEVLAQERKIEVKETSKTQDLIGEKQEEVAEEEEELLPPPPPPFSEDSQPEDSPAEVEREEDIYLSVSISQPEQPKEAPVIEVANFSRLIERRAQEIRERQEQIKPSFHIIVTDAQNNIIQKEAIEENKEPRQQRISPNSNTKTYPNSNSTCNPIQRPHLRRSVSSSSGKPLEHRILSTGAPIYKARPVKVLPSSSSDSSFCRGKMSRPQILHVVDGRGGVAAGGAGGTLRRRSSARSIASTISSTAGGEATNEYLQKVDAVRCYWNKLAGNEPEALKTEQTKSTNETQPGIHFQLGGETTTQSSDKSPPVGNDFCSMMPHPSIEIVELGEGAQKATIVKAAAEQDEDQDEDQDQFDHIRYKVLKSQQLIRNNFLSTRNKKEAQFDGLIQYLQEYSFQELLSNNNVVIVEPVRTKIERPLQVGINRGNTTTTVPPPKPPRVVNASGSQPRKTRQRQTGGAAAKRHFFYQPVRVNRELYEDELPDPDTVRNVRRFFEQNVLPTPGQGLLVQSQQKFGGSACQLSPKSRRARGYRYLTIDTSYGGAGEEQPKGMELLEEHKAKHWDNASLSSGISSGDLSSPCGEYHHQESPVMACKDVHVQDVVRRHNSNAANAKARTKFANRRTWCMGTGPGGVGANESLYRQIYENNLGHSEQQENDEHLEEEDDEQDDQYEDDVEQDMCENYYVSNDVLAKIRECGSTVTYYGGRVLDKTATNNTAPPTKTTQPMTGSGTRSRVRQIEACNVCLPSERCEHRLQTKQSAAEQQQDSYQGIKFKLVKSNSCSSRLELAGTGEDEVSADSEVVRKMVHHFEANQTTTGIDGQLTINSQSQITLPKEPEEVPRRQVTVNNHINVLGDMPEESERAENFNGQPENGYGADILPTYESQAMNIRLDVPTEGKNILQAAASKVCRNKNVDLAYTLAKTTTNPPKGRPIEAPRQKIGKQQREVEEIVTLTRAPSQVIVSADCNSQASIAATVPIPERRLSNASSSNSAVGKTVVRHYVANDKSIYERRKYDEIEFEEFEVYDPSKEPPQVEESPEKIPTDAELYDSLDDKM